One region of Camelina sativa cultivar DH55 chromosome 6, Cs, whole genome shotgun sequence genomic DNA includes:
- the LOC104793546 gene encoding BON1-associated protein 2-like: MSSYSTMKRSLEVEVISAEGLKVDRKPLKKKTYSVVSIDDKHSWKSNLDDLGGSCPVWKDKFDIEMPINGSVRFISVEVRYRTSNGAEKLVGHAKIPVTDFMGGFAPQGHLNFLSYRLRDDYGDKCGIINVSIMVKPDGNNDYKSLPLPSSSYAACSSQAAAATNNQMWRQRTSMASTAGYGGGRVVTGVPVWCAYQRPS; this comes from the coding sequence ATGTCGTCGTATTCAACAATGAAACGATCACTGGAGGTTGAGGTAATCTCAGCAGAAGGACTCAAGGTTGATCGTAAAccattgaagaaaaaaacatacagCGTCGTCAGTATCGACGATAAACATTCTTGGAAGTCCAATTTGGATGATTTGGGTGGGAGCTGTCCGGTTTGGAAAGACAAATTCGATATTGAGATGCCAATAAACGGAAGCGTAAGGTTCATCTCCGTGGAGGTACGCTATCGAACGAGTAATGGAGCTGAGAAACTTGTTGGACACGCCAAGATTCCCGTGACGGACTTCATGGGAGGTTTTGCTCCACAAGGGCATTTGAATTTCTTGAGTTACAGGTTGAGAGATGATTATGGTGACAAATGTGGGATCATCAACGTGTCAATCATGGTAAAACCTGACGGTAACAATGATTATAAATCATTACCGTTGCCGTCTTCTTCGTATGCTGCGTGTTCTTCGCAAGCTGCTGCGGCGACCAATAATCAAATGTGGAGACAGAGGACATCAATGGCTTCGACTGCTGGTTATGGTGGTGGTCGTGTAGTCACCGGAGTTCCTGTTTGGTGTGCGTATCAACGCCCGTCttga